One Lysobacter enzymogenes DNA segment encodes these proteins:
- a CDS encoding TorF family putative porin — protein sequence MSDRRPQPRLRAPQLLLAAALAVAAPWAWAQEGGDSERDWNVRGGVVAMSDYVWRGVSQTQEDPALQAEINLEHRSGFYAGAWVSSIDFTAPGEDSDGVHYELDGYLGWSGELRPGLELDVVLTRAAYPGAKRGYDYDYTELEGTLSFAEHYHVGLAYSPDIFGLGGKGYYWNVGGEWPLGESGFGLKAQVGYYDLQDPLGDSYNDYLLALTREFGPFHAELQYTTTSSYGPKISEGLDDKKLADDKLAVLVGWTF from the coding sequence ATGTCCGACCGCCGCCCGCAACCGCGCCTGCGCGCCCCGCAACTGCTGCTGGCCGCCGCCCTGGCGGTGGCCGCGCCCTGGGCCTGGGCCCAGGAGGGCGGCGACAGCGAGCGCGACTGGAACGTCCGCGGCGGCGTCGTCGCGATGAGCGACTACGTCTGGCGCGGCGTCTCCCAGACCCAGGAAGACCCCGCCTTGCAGGCCGAGATCAACCTGGAACACCGCAGCGGCTTCTATGCCGGCGCCTGGGTGTCGAGCATCGACTTCACCGCGCCGGGCGAAGACAGCGACGGCGTGCACTACGAACTCGACGGCTACCTGGGCTGGTCCGGCGAACTGCGCCCGGGCCTGGAACTGGACGTGGTCCTGACCCGCGCCGCGTACCCGGGCGCCAAGCGCGGATACGACTACGACTACACCGAACTGGAAGGCACCTTGAGCTTCGCCGAGCACTACCACGTCGGCCTGGCCTATTCGCCGGATATTTTCGGCCTGGGCGGCAAGGGTTACTACTGGAACGTGGGCGGCGAGTGGCCGCTGGGCGAGAGCGGCTTCGGGCTCAAGGCCCAGGTCGGTTACTACGACCTGCAGGACCCGCTCGGCGACAGCTACAACGATTACTTGTTGGCGCTGACGCGCGAATTCGGGCCGTTCCATGCCGAGTTGCAGTACACCACCACCTCGAGCTACGGCCCGAAGATTTCCGAAGGCCTGGACGACAAGAAACTGGCCGACGACAAGCTGGCCGTGCTGGTGGGCTGGACGTTCTGA
- a CDS encoding phosphotransferase family protein produces the protein MSAAVRDDARPVRAGEELDAAAVDAWLKPRLPHLQGTPEIAQYAGGASNWTYRLRYANDDLILRRPPAGKKAKSAHDMGREFRIQQALKPVFAFVPRMHAHCDDESVIGAEFYVMQRLDGLILRKNPPAGFDLSRERVAALAHNVLDTLVALHQVDYRAAGLDGLAPGAGYAQRQIAGWSKRYGDARTWNVPRGGKIMAWLRENLPQEEIIRLTHNDFRFDNVVLDRDDPTRVIGVLDWELATLGDPLMDVGNLLAYWVQADDDFIARDTRRQPTHLAGMPSRREVMDYYSQRTGWRPRSWAFYEVYGLFRLSAIAQQIYYRYHHGQTRNPAFKRFWLSVNYLHWRCRRAIARAERGA, from the coding sequence ATGAGCGCGGCGGTCCGCGACGATGCGCGTCCGGTGCGCGCCGGCGAGGAACTCGACGCCGCCGCAGTCGACGCCTGGCTCAAGCCGCGCCTGCCGCATCTGCAAGGGACGCCGGAGATCGCCCAGTACGCCGGCGGCGCGTCGAACTGGACTTATCGCCTGCGCTACGCCAACGACGACCTGATCCTGCGCCGCCCGCCGGCCGGCAAGAAGGCCAAGTCCGCGCACGACATGGGCCGCGAATTCCGCATCCAGCAGGCGCTGAAGCCGGTGTTCGCGTTCGTGCCGCGGATGCATGCGCACTGCGACGACGAGTCGGTGATCGGCGCGGAGTTCTATGTGATGCAGCGCCTGGACGGGCTGATCCTGCGCAAGAACCCGCCGGCCGGTTTCGATCTGTCGCGCGAGCGGGTGGCCGCGCTCGCGCACAACGTGCTCGACACCTTGGTCGCATTGCACCAAGTCGATTACCGCGCCGCCGGTCTCGACGGGCTGGCGCCGGGCGCGGGTTACGCCCAGCGCCAGATCGCGGGCTGGAGCAAGCGCTACGGCGACGCGCGCACCTGGAACGTTCCGCGCGGCGGCAAGATCATGGCCTGGCTGCGCGAGAACCTGCCGCAAGAGGAAATCATCCGCCTGACCCACAACGATTTCCGTTTCGACAACGTCGTGCTCGACCGCGACGATCCGACCCGGGTGATCGGCGTGCTCGACTGGGAACTGGCCACGCTCGGCGATCCGCTGATGGACGTCGGCAACCTGTTGGCCTATTGGGTGCAGGCCGACGACGACTTCATCGCCCGCGACACCCGCCGCCAGCCGACCCATCTGGCCGGCATGCCGAGCCGGCGCGAGGTGATGGACTACTACAGCCAGCGCACCGGCTGGCGTCCGCGCAGTTGGGCGTTCTACGAGGTCTACGGCCTGTTCCGGCTCTCGGCGATCGCCCAGCAGATCTATTACCGCTATCACCACGGCCAGACCCGCAACCCGGCGTTCAAGCGCTTCTGGCTGTCGGTGAACTACCTGCACTGGCGTTGTCGCCGGGCGATCGCGCGCGCGGAGCGCGGCGCATGA
- a CDS encoding acyl-CoA dehydrogenase family protein, translated as MDFAPSARSQEYLQRLHAFIDRHVAPFDPVYRRENAELNAGADWRGWRVHPRIAELKALAREAGLWNLFLPDAELGAGLSLLEYAPLAEAMGRYEFCAEIFNCNAPDTGNMEVLYHYGSEPQKARWLRPLLDGAIRSVFCMTEPEVASSDATNMRAQIRIEGDEIVVDGRKWWSTGIGHPDARVAIFMGLTDADAAPHARHGMALVPLDAPGVRIERMLPTFGEYDPPYGHGEVSFDNVRLPLDHLIQGPGQGFAIAQGRLGPGRIHHCMRAIGAAERALELLIRRGAGREAFGQPILRLGGNLERVAQARMAIDQARLLTLYAAWKIERFGVKQAMSEISAIKVVAPNMLQEIVDQAIQIHGGAGVSHDTPLTGLFALARALRIADGPDEVHRAMVARVELAKYGIGGKREAAA; from the coding sequence ATGGACTTCGCCCCCAGCGCGCGCAGCCAGGAATACCTGCAGCGCCTGCACGCCTTCATCGATCGCCACGTCGCGCCGTTCGACCCGGTCTACCGGCGCGAGAACGCCGAGCTCAACGCCGGCGCCGACTGGCGCGGCTGGCGCGTGCATCCGCGCATCGCCGAGCTCAAGGCGCTGGCGCGCGAGGCCGGCCTGTGGAACCTGTTCCTGCCCGACGCCGAACTCGGCGCCGGCCTGTCGCTGCTGGAGTACGCGCCGCTGGCCGAGGCCATGGGCCGCTACGAGTTCTGCGCCGAGATCTTCAACTGCAACGCGCCCGACACCGGCAACATGGAAGTGCTGTACCACTACGGCAGCGAGCCGCAGAAAGCGCGCTGGCTGCGGCCCTTGCTCGACGGCGCGATCCGCTCGGTGTTCTGCATGACCGAGCCGGAGGTGGCCTCGTCGGACGCGACCAACATGCGCGCGCAGATCCGCATCGAAGGCGACGAGATCGTCGTCGACGGCCGCAAGTGGTGGTCCACCGGCATCGGCCATCCCGATGCGCGGGTCGCGATCTTCATGGGCCTCACCGACGCCGACGCCGCGCCGCACGCGCGCCACGGCATGGCCCTGGTGCCGCTGGACGCGCCGGGCGTGCGCATCGAACGCATGCTGCCGACCTTCGGCGAGTACGACCCGCCGTACGGCCACGGCGAGGTCAGTTTCGATAACGTGCGCCTGCCGCTGGATCATCTGATCCAGGGCCCGGGGCAGGGCTTCGCCATCGCCCAGGGCCGACTCGGCCCGGGCCGCATCCACCATTGCATGCGCGCGATCGGCGCGGCCGAGCGCGCGCTGGAGCTGCTGATCCGCCGCGGCGCCGGGCGCGAGGCCTTCGGCCAGCCGATCCTGCGCCTGGGCGGCAATCTGGAACGGGTGGCGCAGGCGCGCATGGCCATCGACCAGGCGCGCCTGCTGACCTTGTACGCTGCGTGGAAGATCGAACGTTTCGGGGTCAAACAGGCGATGAGCGAAATCTCCGCGATCAAGGTGGTCGCGCCGAACATGCTGCAGGAGATCGTCGACCAGGCGATCCAGATCCACGGCGGCGCCGGCGTCAGCCACGACACGCCGCTGACCGGCCTGTTCGCGCTGGCGCGCGCGCTGCGCATCGCCGACGGTCCCGACGAGGTGCATCGGGCGATGGTGGCGCGGGTGGAACTGGCCAAGTACGGCATCGGCGGCAAGCGCGAGGCGGCGGCATGA
- a CDS encoding PstS family phosphate ABC transporter substrate-binding protein: MHRNKLHVGLLAATAVLVFAGSANAADLYGGGATFPAPAYVGDLYNGTSPVAKLSRDSAITLPAVTFSVAGLGNSTGTKVPVFKDFHTRYSADAVSYCQTGSGTGKKILNNDGIFANGACSPAGITGFSSVSGQSAPDFIGTDAPIATADYNTFITNMASTRTAIVQIPVLAGAIALPFKDTVGGLTSVALNTEQVCRIFAGDIKNWNDSRLTSPVAGSHPITIVYRSEGSGTSFAFTSYLAAQCNGKFGLATDFFKPNQSFATAAALALPNYSASSAQAGNNGVVSKVKATTDAIGYADIAEVLSQGVMYASVNGNDPALFGSTGAVSLAPAALLSGKVLDGATVADVPASVAAPARNCTRLVNPTAVISGAYPIAAVTYLAAYNAGNGTKATPLKNLFKQFYAPLPVGGVTPPDTRVALPTGYAYIDGNALFRSSAVGSINSCIN; the protein is encoded by the coding sequence GTGCATCGCAACAAGCTTCATGTCGGCCTGCTGGCCGCTACCGCTGTCCTGGTCTTCGCTGGTTCGGCCAACGCGGCCGATCTGTACGGCGGCGGCGCCACCTTCCCGGCCCCGGCCTACGTCGGCGACCTGTACAACGGCACCTCGCCGGTCGCCAAGCTGTCGCGCGATTCCGCCATCACCCTGCCGGCCGTGACCTTCAGCGTCGCCGGCCTGGGCAACTCCACCGGCACCAAGGTTCCGGTGTTCAAGGACTTCCACACCCGCTACTCGGCCGACGCCGTGTCCTACTGCCAGACCGGCAGCGGCACCGGCAAGAAGATCCTCAACAACGACGGCATCTTCGCCAACGGCGCCTGCTCGCCGGCCGGCATCACCGGCTTCAGCTCGGTCTCGGGCCAGTCGGCTCCGGACTTCATCGGCACCGACGCGCCGATCGCGACCGCCGACTACAACACCTTCATCACCAACATGGCGTCCACCCGCACCGCGATCGTGCAGATCCCGGTCCTGGCCGGCGCCATCGCCCTGCCGTTCAAGGACACCGTCGGCGGCCTGACCTCGGTCGCGCTGAACACCGAGCAGGTCTGCCGCATCTTCGCCGGCGACATCAAGAACTGGAACGATTCGCGCCTGACCTCGCCGGTGGCCGGTTCGCACCCGATCACCATCGTCTACCGTTCGGAAGGCAGCGGCACCTCGTTCGCCTTCACCAGCTACCTCGCCGCGCAGTGCAACGGCAAGTTCGGCCTGGCCACCGACTTCTTCAAGCCGAACCAGAGCTTCGCCACCGCCGCCGCTCTGGCGCTGCCGAATTACTCGGCGTCCTCGGCCCAGGCCGGCAACAACGGCGTCGTCTCCAAGGTCAAGGCCACCACCGACGCGATCGGCTACGCCGACATCGCCGAAGTGCTGAGCCAGGGCGTGATGTACGCCTCGGTCAACGGCAACGACCCGGCCCTGTTCGGTTCGACCGGTGCGGTCAGCCTGGCCCCGGCCGCGCTGCTGTCGGGCAAGGTGCTCGACGGCGCCACCGTCGCCGACGTGCCGGCCAGCGTCGCCGCCCCGGCGCGCAACTGCACCCGTCTGGTCAACCCGACCGCCGTGATCTCGGGCGCTTACCCGATCGCCGCGGTGACCTACCTGGCCGCCTACAACGCCGGCAACGGCACCAAGGCCACCCCGCTCAAGAACCTGTTCAAGCAGTTCTACGCCCCGCTGCCCGTCGGCGGCGTGACCCCGCCGGATACCCGCGTCGCGCTGCCGACCGGCTATGCCTACATCGACGGCAACGCGCTGTTCCGCAGCTCGGCGGTCGGTTCGATCAACAGCTGCATCAACTGA
- a CDS encoding LysR family transcriptional regulator produces MNQIHTRSEQLDLNLLKVFEAVYRERNLSLAAQALYLTPSAVSHALARLRRQFDDPLFVRDGRRMSPTSACQRLAPPLLETLARLRELLQHRDRFEPGSSRQSFRIGMPEATETVLLPALMRALRAQAPGATLASVALPRRDLGRELAAGQVDLAVDVALPVRDPVRHRPLFEDGFCVVARADHPLARRMTLKQYLQARHVAVSARATGQVIEDLALLHLGLQRDIALRCRSYHAACAVAAQSDALLTLPESLAARIAPDGALARLKLPFALPAAQLHLYWHANSEADPANAWLRGLVSEVCGRKLER; encoded by the coding sequence ATGAACCAGATTCATACCCGCAGCGAGCAGCTCGACCTCAACCTGCTCAAGGTGTTCGAGGCGGTCTATCGCGAACGCAACCTCAGCCTCGCCGCGCAGGCGCTGTACCTGACGCCGTCGGCGGTCAGCCACGCGCTGGCGCGGCTGCGGCGCCAGTTCGACGACCCGCTGTTCGTGCGCGACGGCCGCCGCATGAGCCCGACCTCGGCCTGCCAGCGGCTCGCCCCGCCGCTGCTGGAGACCCTGGCGCGGCTGCGCGAGCTGCTGCAGCACCGCGACCGATTCGAGCCGGGATCGAGCCGGCAGTCGTTCCGCATCGGCATGCCCGAGGCGACCGAGACCGTGCTGCTGCCGGCGCTGATGCGCGCGCTGCGCGCGCAGGCGCCGGGCGCGACCCTGGCCAGCGTGGCCCTGCCGCGGCGCGATCTCGGCCGCGAGCTGGCCGCCGGCCAGGTCGACCTGGCGGTGGACGTGGCCTTGCCGGTGCGCGACCCGGTGCGCCACCGCCCGCTGTTCGAGGACGGTTTCTGCGTGGTCGCGCGCGCCGATCATCCGCTGGCGCGGCGCATGACCCTGAAGCAGTACCTGCAGGCGCGGCACGTGGCGGTGTCGGCGCGCGCCACCGGGCAAGTGATCGAGGATCTGGCGCTGCTGCACCTGGGCCTGCAGCGCGACATCGCGCTGCGCTGCCGCAGCTACCACGCCGCCTGCGCGGTGGCGGCGCAGTCCGACGCGCTGCTGACCCTGCCCGAGAGCCTGGCCGCGCGGATCGCGCCGGACGGCGCGCTGGCGCGGCTGAAGCTGCCGTTCGCGCTGCCGGCGGCGCAGTTGCATCTGTACTGGCACGCCAACAGCGAGGCGGACCCGGCGAATGCGTGGCTGCGCGGGTTGGTCAGCGAGGTGTGCGGGCGCAAGCTGGAGCGGTGA
- a CDS encoding ABC transporter ATP-binding protein, with product MSVPARSPALEPWRDPAAQPFVRIEGVTKTFGKVYACDDISLDVYRGEFFALLGGSGSGKSTLLRVLAGFESPDRGRVLIDGIDVTDLPPYERPVNMMFQSYALFPHMSVAQNIAFGLKHSSGGARPGAGEIRDRVQQMLELVRMPQLGNRKPDQLSGGQRQRVALARALAKQPKLLLLDEPLGALDKKLREHTQFELVSIQERVGTTFIMVTHDQEEAMTMSSRIAVMDAGRIVQVSTPAVLYEYPSTRFVAEFIGGINLLEGRVLGHDGDGDLRIQCDGVGGELLARHPDPLPEGTAVGIAVRPEKIDVHETKPEGFDNAVMGKVRDIAYLGDVSIYHVQTEAGAVLRVQETHVARSSQPHYDWDDTLWLSWDAASAVVLTS from the coding sequence GTGAGCGTCCCCGCCCGCAGCCCAGCGCTGGAACCCTGGCGCGATCCCGCCGCGCAGCCGTTCGTGCGCATCGAAGGCGTAACCAAGACCTTCGGCAAGGTCTACGCCTGCGACGACATTTCGCTGGACGTCTACCGCGGCGAGTTCTTCGCCCTGCTCGGCGGTTCGGGTTCGGGCAAGAGCACCCTGCTGCGGGTGCTGGCCGGTTTCGAATCGCCCGACCGCGGCCGGGTGCTGATCGACGGCATCGACGTCACCGACCTGCCGCCGTACGAGCGGCCGGTCAACATGATGTTCCAGAGCTATGCGCTGTTCCCGCACATGAGCGTGGCGCAGAACATCGCCTTCGGCCTCAAGCACTCCAGCGGCGGCGCCAGGCCCGGCGCCGGCGAGATCCGCGACCGCGTGCAGCAGATGCTGGAGTTGGTGCGCATGCCGCAGTTGGGCAACCGCAAGCCCGACCAGCTCTCCGGCGGCCAGCGCCAGCGCGTGGCGCTGGCGCGCGCGCTGGCCAAGCAGCCCAAGCTGTTGCTGCTCGACGAGCCGCTGGGCGCGCTCGACAAGAAGCTGCGCGAACACACCCAGTTCGAACTGGTGAGCATCCAGGAGCGCGTCGGCACCACCTTCATCATGGTCACCCACGACCAGGAAGAAGCGATGACCATGTCCTCGCGCATCGCGGTCATGGACGCCGGCCGCATCGTCCAGGTCTCGACCCCGGCGGTGCTGTACGAATACCCGTCCACGCGCTTCGTCGCCGAGTTCATCGGCGGCATCAACCTGCTCGAAGGACGCGTGCTCGGCCACGACGGCGACGGCGACCTGCGCATCCAGTGCGACGGGGTCGGCGGCGAACTGCTCGCGCGCCATCCCGATCCGCTGCCGGAAGGCACCGCGGTCGGCATCGCGGTGCGGCCGGAGAAGATCGACGTGCACGAGACCAAACCCGAGGGCTTCGACAACGCGGTGATGGGCAAGGTCCGCGATATCGCCTACCTGGGCGACGTGTCGATCTATCACGTGCAGACCGAGGCCGGCGCGGTGCTGCGGGTGCAGGAGACGCATGTGGCGCGCAGTTCGCAGCCGCATTACGACTGGGACGATACGTTGTGGCTGTCGTGGGATGCGGCGAGCGCTGTGGTGTTGACGTCGTGA
- a CDS encoding ABC transporter permease subunit, translating to MMALGYAFLYLPIVSVIVYSFSGSDRATTWGGFSLQWYAALARNEQILEAAQRSLIIAAISATAAVALGTASGLALSRFGKFPGRGILSLMNSAPMVMPDVMLGLSSLLLFVGLQQLFGWPERGMTTITLAHITLTACYVTVVVRSRMTSMDASLEEAAMDLGAKPWRVFFVITLPLIAPALLAGWLLAFTLSLDDLVIASFASGPGSTTLPMLVYSKVKLGVTPEINALTTIIVVLVAIGVSVAGVLMHRRERKLARSES from the coding sequence ATGATGGCGCTGGGCTATGCGTTCCTGTACCTGCCCATCGTCTCGGTGATCGTCTATTCCTTCAGCGGCTCCGACCGCGCCACCACCTGGGGCGGGTTCTCGCTGCAGTGGTACGCGGCGCTGGCGCGCAACGAGCAGATCCTCGAAGCGGCGCAGCGCAGCCTGATCATCGCCGCGATCTCGGCCACCGCCGCGGTCGCGCTGGGCACCGCCAGCGGCCTGGCGCTGTCGCGCTTCGGCAAGTTCCCGGGGCGCGGCATCCTCAGCCTGATGAACTCGGCGCCGATGGTGATGCCCGACGTGATGCTCGGCCTGTCCTCGCTGCTGCTGTTCGTCGGCCTGCAGCAGTTGTTCGGCTGGCCCGAGCGCGGCATGACCACGATCACCCTGGCCCACATCACCCTGACCGCGTGCTACGTCACCGTGGTGGTGCGCTCGCGCATGACTTCGATGGACGCCAGCCTGGAAGAGGCGGCGATGGACCTGGGCGCGAAACCGTGGCGGGTGTTCTTCGTCATCACCCTGCCCTTGATCGCGCCGGCGCTGCTGGCCGGCTGGCTGCTCGCCTTCACCCTGTCGCTGGACGATCTGGTCATCGCCAGCTTCGCCTCCGGCCCCGGCTCGACCACGCTGCCGATGCTGGTCTATTCCAAGGTCAAGCTCGGCGTCACCCCGGAGATCAACGCGCTGACCACGATCATCGTGGTGCTGGTGGCGATCGGGGTCAGCGTGGCCGGCGTGCTGATGCACCGGCGCGAGCGCAAGCTCGCGCGCAGCGAGAGCTGA
- a CDS encoding ABC transporter permease subunit, which yields MLWLALFFCVPFLIVLKISFAQSVFGQVPPYTPLLETAENGATTLRLHAANYAALLADPLYVAAYLKSLLFAGVSTLCCLLLGYPIAYGIARAPRLWRLLLLVLVILPFWTSSLLRTYALIGLLRANGWLSQTLAGLGVLEPGQAVLHSNLAVYIGITYNYLPFMILPLAATLIRLDFTLLEAAADLGAKPWQAFRRVTLPLSFPGILAGSLLVFIPAVGEFVIPDVLGGPDALTIGRVLWTEFFTNRDWPLSAAIAVAMLLLIVLPTLLFEYIENRVDKGRRVAREAQS from the coding sequence ATGCTGTGGCTGGCGCTGTTCTTCTGCGTGCCGTTCCTGATCGTGCTGAAGATCAGCTTCGCCCAGTCGGTGTTCGGGCAAGTGCCGCCGTACACGCCGCTGCTGGAGACCGCCGAGAACGGCGCCACCACCCTGCGCCTGCACGCGGCCAACTACGCCGCGCTGCTGGCCGATCCGCTGTACGTGGCGGCGTACCTGAAGTCGCTGCTGTTCGCCGGCGTGTCCACGCTGTGCTGCCTGCTGCTCGGCTATCCGATCGCCTACGGCATCGCCCGGGCACCGCGGCTGTGGCGGTTGTTGCTGCTGGTGCTGGTGATCCTGCCGTTCTGGACCAGCTCGCTGCTGCGCACCTATGCGCTGATCGGCCTGCTGCGCGCCAACGGCTGGCTGAGCCAGACCCTGGCCGGCCTGGGCGTGCTCGAACCCGGCCAGGCGGTGCTGCACAGCAACCTCGCCGTGTACATCGGCATCACCTACAACTACCTGCCCTTCATGATCCTGCCGCTGGCGGCGACCCTGATCCGCCTGGACTTCACCTTGCTGGAAGCCGCCGCCGACCTCGGCGCCAAGCCGTGGCAGGCGTTCCGGCGGGTGACCTTGCCGCTGTCGTTCCCGGGCATCCTCGCCGGCAGCCTGCTGGTGTTCATTCCCGCGGTCGGCGAGTTCGTGATTCCCGACGTGCTCGGCGGCCCCGACGCGCTGACCATCGGCCGGGTGCTGTGGACCGAGTTCTTCACCAACCGCGACTGGCCGCTGTCGGCGGCGATCGCGGTGGCGATGCTGCTGTTGATCGTGCTGCCGACGTTGTTGTTCGAATACATCGAGAACAGAGTTGATAAAGGCCGCCGCGTCGCGCGCGAGGCGCAGTCGTGA
- a CDS encoding SDR family oxidoreductase yields the protein MSAGQRVFVTGGASGLGRALAEGYAREGARVLIGDVNAARGEEALAALRALQPEAHYLHCDVTREEDLQAAAQWMQANWGGADLVINNAGVADMGPVEAMPLADWEWMVQINLLGVVRGCKAFIPMLKRQRGGALLNIASMAGLVHPPFAGAYNATKAAVVALSETLKAELEPDGVRVAVACPAFFRTNLGESLRTRDPRYARWMKKLVDESKIDADSVARSIREGVARGEFRILTHPAARRFWLLKRLLPYRLYEAAMRRAGGRGRARSQPADGPRSA from the coding sequence ATGAGCGCCGGGCAACGCGTGTTCGTCACCGGCGGCGCCTCGGGCCTGGGCCGGGCGCTGGCCGAAGGCTATGCGCGCGAAGGCGCGCGGGTGCTGATCGGCGACGTCAACGCCGCGCGCGGCGAAGAGGCCCTGGCGGCCTTGCGCGCGCTGCAGCCCGAAGCGCATTACCTGCATTGCGACGTGACCCGCGAAGAAGACCTGCAGGCCGCGGCGCAGTGGATGCAGGCGAACTGGGGCGGTGCCGACCTGGTCATCAACAACGCCGGCGTCGCCGACATGGGCCCGGTCGAGGCGATGCCGCTGGCCGACTGGGAATGGATGGTGCAGATCAACCTGCTCGGGGTGGTGCGCGGCTGCAAGGCCTTCATCCCGATGCTCAAGCGCCAGCGCGGCGGCGCGCTGCTCAACATCGCCTCGATGGCCGGACTGGTGCATCCGCCGTTCGCCGGCGCCTACAACGCGACCAAGGCGGCGGTGGTGGCGCTGTCGGAAACGCTCAAGGCCGAACTCGAACCCGACGGGGTGCGCGTCGCCGTGGCCTGCCCGGCGTTCTTCCGCACCAACCTCGGCGAAAGCCTGCGCACCCGCGATCCGCGCTATGCGCGCTGGATGAAGAAGCTGGTCGACGAATCCAAGATCGACGCCGACTCGGTCGCGCGATCGATCCGCGAGGGCGTGGCGCGCGGCGAGTTCCGCATTCTCACCCATCCGGCGGCCAGGCGTTTCTGGCTGCTCAAGCGGCTGCTGCCGTATCGCCTGTACGAGGCGGCGATGCGCCGCGCCGGCGGTCGCGGGCGCGCGCGCTCGCAGCCGGCCGACGGGCCGCGCTCGGCATGA
- a CDS encoding polyamine ABC transporter substrate-binding protein has translation MTLRLAPLACAVLMLAACGGKPAADANAPAGKPGAEEKVLNVYNWSDYVADDTVKNFEAATGVKVNYDVYDANETLESKLSAGASGYDAVFPSARPFAQRQVKAGMYAKLDKSKLPNWSHLDPQLLQNLASIDPGNEHLVPYMWGTTGLGLNVDKIKEALGENAPLDSWSLLFDPANAAKLGKCGITVLDDDQEAFGAALIWLGRDPNAGAADEIDAVRKVYAAIRPFVRTFNNAEYKDAFANGDACIVMGYSGDIAQASTAAFDAAKKAGKPAPNLRFVIPKEGAIRWVDVIAIPKDSKHAGNAHAFIDYLLDPKVAAAISNHVAYASANKDAAPLIDPAIAQDPGVYPPEDVRAKLVDPRSLPEDVQRQRVRAWTSIKSGH, from the coding sequence GTGACCCTGCGCCTCGCCCCGCTCGCCTGCGCCGTCCTCATGCTCGCCGCCTGCGGCGGCAAGCCCGCCGCCGACGCGAACGCCCCCGCGGGCAAGCCCGGCGCCGAGGAGAAGGTGCTCAACGTCTACAACTGGTCGGACTACGTCGCCGACGACACGGTCAAGAATTTCGAGGCGGCCACCGGCGTCAAGGTCAATTACGACGTCTACGACGCCAACGAAACCCTGGAAAGCAAGCTCAGCGCCGGCGCCTCGGGCTACGACGCAGTATTCCCGTCGGCGCGCCCGTTCGCCCAGCGTCAGGTCAAGGCCGGGATGTACGCCAAGCTCGACAAGAGCAAATTGCCGAACTGGAGCCACCTGGACCCGCAGCTGCTGCAGAACCTCGCCTCGATCGACCCGGGCAACGAACACCTGGTGCCGTACATGTGGGGCACCACCGGCCTGGGCCTGAACGTCGACAAGATCAAGGAGGCGCTCGGCGAGAACGCGCCGCTGGACTCGTGGTCGCTGCTGTTCGATCCGGCCAACGCGGCCAAGCTCGGCAAGTGCGGCATCACCGTGCTCGACGACGACCAGGAAGCCTTCGGCGCGGCGCTGATCTGGCTCGGCCGCGATCCCAACGCCGGCGCCGCCGACGAGATCGACGCGGTCAGGAAGGTCTACGCCGCGATCCGCCCGTTCGTGCGCACCTTCAACAACGCCGAATACAAGGACGCCTTCGCCAACGGCGACGCCTGCATCGTGATGGGCTACTCCGGCGACATCGCCCAGGCCAGCACCGCCGCGTTCGACGCGGCCAAGAAGGCCGGCAAGCCGGCGCCGAACCTGCGCTTCGTGATCCCGAAGGAAGGCGCGATCCGCTGGGTCGACGTGATCGCGATCCCCAAGGACAGCAAGCACGCCGGCAACGCCCACGCCTTCATCGACTACCTGCTCGATCCCAAGGTCGCCGCGGCGATCAGCAACCACGTCGCCTACGCCAGCGCCAACAAGGACGCCGCGCCGCTGATCGATCCGGCCATCGCCCAGGACCCGGGCGTGTACCCGCCCGAGGACGTGCGCGCCAAGCTGGTCGATCCGCGCTCGCTGCCCGAGGACGTGCAGCGCCAGCGCGTGCGCGCGTGGACCAGCATCAAGAGCGGGCACTGA